A single genomic interval of Adhaeribacter pallidiroseus harbors:
- a CDS encoding TIGR01777 family oxidoreductase produces the protein MRKIVIAGGTGALGSAIVARYYNTETEIIILSRRTQPNDKNIRYVAWDAKNLGPWTQELEESTAIINLVGKSVNCRYTEENKKEIIRSRVDSTLVIGQAIQGLAHKPAVWINAGSAAIFGNSGEEIKDEGSVTGDGFSPEVCKQWEQAFFKISISGVRQVFLRIGLVLQSGKGVLKPFANLAKTGFGGKIGSGEQYMTWIHEEDFVALIDWVIRNEVNGIIHAASPFPVKNKEFIREIRKALKVPIGLPNPAFLTRFGALFIGTEAELVLSGRRVVSKILAEKQFFFKFPQIQQALRQLL, from the coding sequence ATGCGAAAAATAGTAATTGCCGGCGGCACCGGTGCTTTAGGGAGCGCTATTGTTGCACGGTATTACAATACCGAAACCGAGATAATAATTTTAAGCCGGCGCACCCAGCCAAACGATAAAAACATCCGGTATGTGGCCTGGGATGCAAAAAACCTCGGCCCTTGGACGCAAGAGCTAGAAGAAAGCACGGCCATTATTAATCTGGTGGGTAAATCGGTGAATTGCCGGTATACGGAGGAGAATAAAAAAGAAATTATCCGTTCCCGCGTCGATTCCACCTTAGTAATTGGGCAGGCCATTCAGGGTTTAGCGCATAAGCCGGCGGTTTGGATTAATGCCGGTTCGGCGGCCATTTTTGGTAATTCAGGCGAGGAAATAAAGGATGAAGGTTCGGTAACCGGCGATGGCTTTTCGCCGGAGGTTTGTAAGCAGTGGGAGCAAGCTTTTTTTAAAATTTCCATCTCCGGCGTGCGTCAGGTTTTTCTGCGGATTGGTTTAGTCCTGCAATCGGGCAAAGGCGTACTCAAACCTTTCGCGAACTTAGCGAAAACCGGTTTTGGCGGTAAAATCGGCTCCGGCGAACAGTACATGACCTGGATTCACGAAGAGGATTTTGTAGCCTTAATCGATTGGGTAATCCGGAATGAAGTAAACGGTATTATTCATGCGGCCAGTCCTTTTCCGGTGAAGAACAAAGAATTTATACGGGAAATCCGGAAGGCTTTAAAAGTACCGATTGGTTTACCTAATCCCGCTTTTTTAACGCGTTTTGGCGCTTTGTTCATCGGCACCGAAGCCGAGTTAGTGCTATCGGGCAGGCGGGTAGTTTCAAAGATTCTGGCCGAAAAACAATTCTTTTTTAAATTTCCGCAAATTCAACAAGCTTTAAGACAATTACTTTAA
- a CDS encoding BLUF domain-containing protein, which translates to MHHIMYISKAIVAIPEEELKEMVVHWGQNNERDSITGMLLYSGDHYVQLIEGPVENLKKLFIKIN; encoded by the coding sequence ATGCACCATATTATGTACATTAGTAAGGCTATTGTAGCCATTCCGGAAGAAGAGTTAAAAGAAATGGTTGTGCACTGGGGGCAGAATAACGAAAGGGATAGCATAACGGGAATGCTGTTGTACAGTGGCGATCATTACGTGCAATTAATTGAAGGGCCCGTTGAAAATTTAAAAAAACTGTTCATCAAGATCAACTAG
- a CDS encoding XAC2610-related protein, producing MLKKQLLTLFSIILCSHVIIAQDCLQTGLSDNFNFRIITIKGLNEDSLVHTIKLELLIIDKIKNVEVQKIEFNAEETFDADFDDCSNIRSYVTGLNETDEAPDNDYGDFIVADFNFDDKEDFAIKKYWAGGSSGPVYNYYIQDRAGKFVKDSYLSEEVEFFPSKFDKKRTSLQVIVPVGACSIAKHVYSFNTRINKWKEKSHRLKSYCKK from the coding sequence ATGTTGAAGAAGCAACTTTTAACCCTATTCAGTATAATCTTGTGTAGTCATGTAATTATTGCCCAAGATTGTCTGCAAACAGGATTATCAGACAATTTCAATTTTAGAATAATAACCATTAAAGGTTTGAATGAGGATAGCCTTGTACACACTATAAAACTTGAACTTTTAATTATTGATAAAATTAAAAATGTTGAAGTACAAAAAATAGAGTTTAATGCCGAAGAAACGTTCGATGCAGATTTTGATGATTGTTCCAATATTAGGTCGTATGTTACTGGATTAAATGAGACGGATGAAGCTCCCGATAACGATTATGGGGATTTTATTGTGGCTGATTTTAATTTCGACGATAAAGAAGATTTTGCAATTAAAAAATACTGGGCCGGAGGTAGTAGTGGTCCTGTGTATAATTATTATATCCAAGACAGAGCTGGGAAGTTTGTAAAGGATAGCTATTTAAGCGAAGAAGTTGAATTCTTTCCTTCAAAGTTTGACAAAAAGAGAACAAGTCTTCAGGTGATTGTGCCGGTTGGCGCATGTAGCATAGCCAAACATGTTTATTCTTTTAATACCAGAATAAATAAATGGAAAGAAAAGAGTCATAGATTGAAAAGTTATTGTAAAAAATAA
- a CDS encoding S8 family serine peptidase has product MTNLYPKHLAAFRWICLLVFPICLAIPESKAQPTNQPGRSPLKMAPTDALKKIGPELAILKKQQVARQSTATLPAITRHANTSLLQTRGNYVVIEALAENSPAQLLADLQALGMTRPASFGRLVSGLVPIAALDKVAALASLHSARPAYKPFTKIGKTTSQGNKALYTDEARKQQIITGKGSKVGIISDSYNSLGGADAGVRSGDLPGKENPNNFTTPVQVLLDEAADTAPDEGRAMAEIVHDLAPGAELAFYSGNFGEASFAQGILDLQKAGCNIITDDLIYFAEPMFQDGVIAQAIDSVKKAGASYFTAAGNNGSNAYQAAFKSGGVAFFGSKSEFGPVKVKNAHNFAPAGKKKDVTQKIYVPIGATIYITFQYNEPFYSVGDGTSAGAKSDLDIYLLSEDTTNVVAGSARANVGDDPVEVFRFTNDGSYESNYFNLLIDKFEGPGSGPSIIKYIVFKSGSDEISIEEYYNAGSTIFGHSNAAGAITTGAVFFLDSPAYGTSTPVAESFSSVGGTPILFDVNGKPRSRLVRRKPEIMGPDGVNNTFFGDSFLDEFYFFGTSAAAPHAAGVAALMQEANGNALKADQIKTALQQTALNMNEPGFDYETGYGFINAQKAIARVAMPRVLELLLVDADSRKTIQVLQTGDILNLTRLPSRNVYIQARTGPTQVGSVLFNFDETEVTENKTPYLFPGATADFFKLTEGSYTLTAVPYTQANGKGSKGVPLTISFRAVEEKVVRFELYNVSDGAMIQKLAEDDVLDLATLPAQLNIRAVTNPVVVGSVQFNLNGQTTVENINTYDLAGSSGQSIAFKPGDYALTAAIYPYEMARGAAGGTLTVHFRVIDRSLKTQDGQLAVYPNPFSQQAKLRFSVPATQNATLTIYNLNGAEVAVLHRGEARAGQQYEYTWNGGSLPGGWYISRLVTGKTALHQKIRLLK; this is encoded by the coding sequence ATGACCAACCTTTACCCGAAGCATTTAGCTGCTTTCCGATGGATTTGTTTATTAGTATTTCCTATTTGCTTGGCTATACCCGAAAGTAAGGCCCAGCCAACTAACCAACCGGGGCGCTCGCCCCTGAAAATGGCTCCTACCGACGCTTTAAAAAAAATAGGTCCGGAGCTGGCAATTTTAAAAAAGCAGCAGGTGGCCCGCCAGAGTACTGCTACATTACCCGCCATAACCCGGCACGCCAACACAAGCCTGTTGCAAACACGAGGCAATTACGTGGTAATAGAAGCTCTGGCCGAAAACTCCCCCGCTCAATTGCTAGCCGATTTGCAAGCTTTAGGCATGACTCGCCCAGCCTCCTTCGGCCGGTTAGTCTCGGGCCTAGTGCCGATTGCGGCCCTGGATAAAGTAGCGGCCCTGGCTAGCTTACACTCCGCCCGACCGGCTTATAAACCTTTTACAAAAATTGGTAAAACTACTTCGCAGGGCAACAAGGCCCTTTATACCGATGAAGCCCGCAAACAGCAGATAATCACCGGTAAAGGCAGTAAAGTAGGTATTATTTCCGATAGTTATAATTCTTTAGGGGGAGCCGATGCCGGAGTGAGATCCGGTGATTTACCCGGCAAAGAGAATCCGAATAATTTTACCACTCCCGTGCAAGTATTACTGGACGAAGCGGCTGACACGGCTCCCGACGAGGGCCGGGCCATGGCCGAAATTGTGCATGATCTGGCACCGGGTGCCGAATTAGCTTTTTACTCCGGAAACTTTGGCGAAGCCAGTTTTGCCCAGGGCATCCTGGATTTACAAAAAGCGGGTTGCAACATTATCACCGACGATCTTATTTACTTCGCCGAACCCATGTTTCAAGATGGAGTGATTGCCCAAGCCATCGATTCGGTTAAAAAAGCAGGCGCCAGTTATTTTACGGCGGCTGGTAACAATGGAAGTAACGCGTACCAGGCCGCTTTTAAATCGGGGGGCGTCGCTTTTTTTGGCAGTAAATCTGAATTTGGCCCGGTAAAAGTGAAAAACGCGCATAATTTTGCTCCGGCGGGTAAGAAAAAAGATGTTACCCAAAAAATATACGTACCGATTGGGGCCACCATTTATATTACCTTTCAGTACAACGAACCGTTTTATTCGGTGGGAGATGGTACCAGCGCAGGCGCTAAATCCGATTTAGATATTTACTTACTCTCGGAGGATACTACCAATGTGGTTGCCGGCTCGGCGCGCGCCAACGTCGGCGACGATCCCGTAGAAGTGTTTCGTTTTACCAACGATGGTTCCTACGAAAGCAATTATTTTAACTTGCTCATTGACAAATTTGAAGGTCCAGGATCAGGCCCGAGTATTATAAAGTATATTGTTTTTAAAAGCGGTAGCGACGAGATTTCGATTGAAGAATACTACAACGCGGGTAGCACCATTTTCGGGCATAGTAATGCGGCCGGTGCCATTACTACCGGGGCGGTATTCTTTTTAGATTCTCCTGCTTATGGCACCTCAACGCCGGTTGCCGAAAGTTTTTCTTCGGTAGGGGGTACGCCTATTTTATTTGATGTAAACGGAAAGCCCCGGTCACGGTTAGTCCGCCGAAAGCCCGAAATAATGGGACCCGACGGGGTTAATAATACTTTTTTTGGTGATTCGTTTTTGGATGAATTCTACTTTTTTGGTACTTCGGCCGCGGCACCCCACGCCGCTGGCGTAGCCGCCCTGATGCAGGAAGCCAACGGCAATGCCTTAAAAGCCGACCAGATTAAAACCGCCCTGCAGCAAACCGCCCTGAACATGAACGAACCCGGCTTCGACTACGAAACCGGTTATGGATTTATTAACGCGCAAAAAGCCATTGCGCGGGTGGCCATGCCCCGGGTACTGGAATTGTTACTGGTAGATGCCGATTCGCGAAAAACAATTCAGGTACTACAAACCGGCGATATTCTGAACCTGACCCGATTACCTTCGCGCAACGTATACATTCAGGCCCGTACCGGTCCGACCCAGGTAGGTAGTGTACTTTTTAATTTTGACGAAACCGAGGTAACCGAAAACAAAACGCCGTACCTGTTTCCGGGGGCAACGGCTGATTTTTTTAAATTAACCGAAGGCAGCTATACGTTAACGGCAGTACCTTATACCCAGGCCAATGGCAAGGGCAGCAAAGGCGTTCCGCTTACCATTAGTTTCCGGGCAGTAGAAGAGAAAGTGGTACGGTTTGAGTTGTATAACGTCAGCGATGGCGCCATGATTCAGAAACTCGCGGAAGATGATGTATTAGACCTGGCAACTTTACCGGCGCAACTAAACATCCGGGCGGTAACCAACCCGGTGGTAGTGGGCAGCGTACAGTTTAACCTCAACGGCCAAACGACCGTCGAAAATATTAATACCTACGACTTAGCCGGCAGCTCCGGCCAGAGTATTGCGTTTAAACCCGGCGACTACGCTTTAACGGCAGCTATTTATCCTTACGAAATGGCGCGCGGAGCAGCGGGCGGTACTTTAACCGTTCATTTCCGGGTAATAGACCGTAGCCTTAAAACCCAAGATGGGCAGCTGGCAGTGTATCCCAATCCGTTTTCGCAGCAAGCTAAACTGCGCTTTAGTGTACCTGCCACCCAAAATGCCACGCTTACGATTTACAATTTAAACGGGGCCGAAGTAGCCGTACTGCACCGCGGCGAAGCCAGAGCGGGCCAGCAGTATGAATATACCTGGAATGGTGGTTCGCTGCCGGGCGGTTGGTACATTAGTCGCTTAGTAACGGGCAAAACCGCGCTGCACCAGAAAATTCGCTTGCTAAAGTAA
- a CDS encoding glycerophosphodiester phosphodiesterase, producing the protein MKKIVFLSFIFMLYFYQNSIGQTNQFSPVYLANYTFAKDRLVIGLVKLRTGKDLKIQSTSLSGKHADFFKISKDHQLSVRKEKVNSANSPLEVVVKVKTATAEYQNSFRIVKDAFIRNKVVAHRGAWKNTGVAENSVASLNHAVALGCEGSEFDVQMSADSVLYVNHDAAIQGISIAKAASQELNALKLSHGEAFPTLENYLKAGLKQTKTKLILEIKASELGKESSLAATRKIVKMVEDLQAQAWVDYISFDYDVCTAVMKLAPYARVAYLNGDKTPTELAQANFFGLDYHFKVLQKNPSWMKEAKQNKLTINVWTVNEKAMLENFLKENVDFITTNEPEMLLEMITGK; encoded by the coding sequence ATGAAGAAAATAGTGTTTCTAAGTTTTATTTTCATGCTTTATTTTTATCAAAACAGCATCGGTCAAACCAACCAGTTTTCACCGGTTTACTTGGCTAATTATACCTTTGCAAAAGACCGGTTAGTAATTGGTTTGGTTAAGCTAAGAACCGGAAAGGATCTAAAAATTCAAAGTACCAGCCTGAGCGGCAAGCACGCCGACTTTTTTAAAATAAGTAAAGATCACCAGCTTTCTGTCCGGAAAGAAAAAGTAAACAGTGCCAACAGCCCGCTGGAGGTAGTGGTAAAAGTAAAAACTGCCACTGCCGAATACCAGAATAGCTTCCGGATTGTGAAAGACGCGTTTATCCGGAATAAAGTAGTGGCGCACCGCGGCGCCTGGAAGAATACCGGCGTAGCAGAAAACTCGGTGGCTTCTTTAAACCACGCGGTAGCTCTGGGCTGCGAAGGCAGCGAGTTTGACGTGCAAATGTCGGCCGACTCCGTACTGTATGTAAACCACGATGCCGCTATTCAAGGCATTTCCATTGCTAAAGCAGCTTCTCAGGAGTTGAATGCCCTTAAACTTTCGCACGGCGAAGCTTTCCCTACTCTCGAGAATTACTTAAAGGCGGGTTTAAAACAAACCAAAACCAAGCTTATCCTGGAAATTAAAGCTTCGGAGTTAGGAAAGGAAAGCTCCCTGGCAGCCACCCGTAAAATTGTGAAAATGGTAGAAGACTTACAGGCCCAAGCCTGGGTAGATTACATTAGCTTTGATTACGATGTTTGCACCGCAGTAATGAAGTTGGCGCCTTATGCCAGAGTGGCGTATTTAAACGGCGATAAAACGCCAACCGAGCTGGCTCAAGCTAATTTCTTCGGGCTGGATTACCATTTTAAAGTATTACAGAAAAACCCCAGTTGGATGAAGGAGGCCAAACAAAACAAGCTTACCATTAACGTCTGGACGGTAAACGAAAAAGCGATGTTGGAAAATTTTTTAAAAGAAAACGTTGATTTTATTACTACCAACGAGCCGGAGATGTTGTTAGAGATGATCACTGGCAAATAG
- a CDS encoding chromate resistance protein ChrB domain-containing protein: protein MKWITRERPKIDRIACPWLIRRFIDPEAEIIFVPVADIPRLAAELPATPFDIPDTEFTHYEDRCTFDYFLEKYRLTDPALHRLAPIVRGADTDDHALASESAGLWAISAGLAYNTTNDYELLEKGMLLYDSLYSWAQHLYKEKHTQSPTEKLLLQIFNTYLHQKKSEKKKIPVWATELKEIIQDQMDTNLSLSLKAISEDLNVNPAYLSREFSKYFDNLTFGEYIRKLRIEKATQLLNAPQHSLSEIAYLTGFSDQSHFTRIFKKYTGQNPSDYRKNLAKGKADTKG, encoded by the coding sequence ATGAAATGGATTACACGGGAGCGCCCCAAAATTGACCGGATTGCCTGCCCGTGGCTCATTCGGCGGTTTATTGACCCGGAAGCCGAAATTATATTCGTACCGGTAGCGGATATTCCCCGATTAGCCGCGGAGCTGCCGGCCACGCCTTTTGATATTCCCGATACGGAGTTTACCCACTACGAAGACCGTTGTACCTTTGATTATTTCCTGGAGAAATACCGCCTCACCGACCCAGCGCTACACCGCTTGGCGCCCATTGTGCGGGGCGCCGATACCGACGACCACGCTCTGGCTAGCGAATCGGCCGGTTTATGGGCTATCTCGGCTGGGCTGGCTTATAATACTACCAACGACTACGAACTGCTCGAAAAAGGCATGCTGCTATACGATAGCCTGTACAGTTGGGCCCAGCATTTATATAAAGAAAAACATACCCAGAGCCCTACCGAAAAATTGTTGTTGCAGATATTTAATACTTACCTTCATCAAAAAAAATCCGAAAAGAAAAAAATACCGGTTTGGGCCACCGAGTTAAAAGAAATTATCCAGGACCAAATGGATACCAACCTGAGTTTGAGTTTAAAGGCTATTTCGGAAGATTTAAATGTAAACCCAGCCTACTTATCGCGGGAGTTTTCAAAGTATTTTGATAATTTAACTTTTGGCGAGTACATCCGGAAACTACGCATCGAAAAAGCTACGCAATTGCTGAATGCCCCCCAGCATTCGCTTTCCGAAATAGCGTACCTTACCGGCTTTTCCGACCAGAGCCATTTTACCCGGATTTTTAAAAAATATACCGGCCAGAACCCTTCGGATTACCGCAAAAACTTAGCAAAAGGTAAAGCGGATACAAAAGGTTAA
- a CDS encoding DUF1330 domain-containing protein yields MIYITQLIYLIEGQETVFDQFEAMAIPLIAKYQGQLLFRVRPAQAAYIQSAIEQPYEIHLVTFASDHDLANFMQDKERQKFLHLKEQSIKSVLLIKGEKL; encoded by the coding sequence ATGATTTATATCACCCAGCTTATTTACCTTATAGAAGGGCAGGAAACTGTGTTCGATCAATTTGAAGCGATGGCTATTCCCTTGATTGCCAAATACCAGGGCCAGCTTTTGTTCCGGGTACGGCCAGCCCAAGCCGCTTACATCCAGAGCGCGATAGAGCAGCCTTATGAGATTCACTTGGTAACCTTTGCATCGGACCACGACCTGGCTAACTTTATGCAGGACAAAGAGCGCCAAAAGTTTCTGCACTTAAAAGAACAATCGATAAAATCGGTTTTGTTGATAAAAGGCGAGAAGCTCTAA
- the chrA gene encoding chromate efflux transporter has protein sequence MRNPSISSSPSTIVVKPSFKEAFFFWVKLGFISFGGPAGQIGIMHEFLVDQKKWISDKKFLHALNYCMLLPGPEAQQLATYIGWLLHGTVGGLVAGIFFVLPSVFILLGLSIAYVMFGKIAWVAVLFYGLKPAVVAIVILALIKIGKKSLLSVFHYGIAALSFTGVFFLNIPFPYLIMGAVLLGGLGQKIYPDLLSQKQVGSQKQTDETGYYLHSGSQIPGTGFSSKRLILQLAIALLVWLAPFTLFYTSTGAAFWQQLTLFFTKAALVTFGGAYAVLPYVAQVTVEKFHWLSNLQMIDGLALGETTPGPLIMVLAFVGFMAGYNHFQSSILMGSLGLLLTTYYTFLPCFLFILAGAPIIEKTQDNPQVKALLSIVTAAVVGVILNLTIYFALAVVVPQKTFSNLDYFSLTWMMISFLAMYRFKIGMITWIGISALAGLMHYLVCSFIL, from the coding sequence ATGAGGAACCCTTCTATCAGCAGCAGCCCCTCTACCATCGTCGTGAAACCCAGTTTTAAAGAGGCTTTCTTTTTCTGGGTTAAACTAGGCTTTATCAGTTTTGGCGGACCAGCCGGGCAGATTGGTATTATGCACGAATTTCTGGTAGATCAAAAAAAATGGATTTCCGATAAAAAATTTTTACATGCCCTTAATTACTGCATGTTGTTGCCGGGTCCGGAAGCCCAGCAGTTAGCCACTTATATTGGCTGGTTGCTGCATGGCACGGTGGGTGGTTTAGTAGCCGGAATATTTTTTGTACTGCCTTCGGTGTTTATTTTACTGGGCCTAAGCATCGCCTATGTTATGTTCGGTAAAATTGCCTGGGTAGCGGTATTGTTTTACGGCTTAAAACCCGCGGTAGTAGCTATTGTTATCCTGGCTTTAATTAAAATTGGCAAGAAATCGCTGCTGAGTGTGTTTCATTACGGCATAGCGGCTTTAAGTTTTACCGGCGTATTTTTCTTGAATATTCCTTTTCCGTACTTAATTATGGGCGCAGTACTTCTGGGTGGGCTCGGCCAAAAAATTTACCCTGATTTATTAAGTCAAAAACAAGTTGGATCGCAAAAACAAACCGACGAAACGGGGTATTATCTACATTCCGGCAGTCAAATTCCGGGTACCGGCTTTTCGAGCAAACGGCTCATCCTGCAATTAGCGATTGCCTTGCTAGTGTGGTTAGCGCCTTTTACACTGTTTTACACCAGTACGGGCGCTGCTTTCTGGCAACAATTAACTTTATTCTTTACCAAAGCGGCTTTGGTAACTTTTGGCGGTGCTTATGCGGTGTTGCCTTACGTAGCGCAGGTAACCGTCGAAAAATTCCACTGGTTGAGTAATCTGCAAATGATTGATGGCTTGGCTTTAGGCGAAACTACTCCCGGTCCGCTGATTATGGTTTTGGCTTTCGTGGGATTTATGGCGGGCTATAATCATTTTCAGAGTTCTATTTTAATGGGTAGTTTAGGCCTTTTGCTCACTACTTATTATACTTTCTTACCTTGCTTTTTATTTATTCTGGCGGGTGCGCCCATTATCGAAAAGACCCAGGATAACCCGCAGGTAAAAGCACTGCTGAGTATTGTAACGGCCGCGGTGGTAGGCGTAATTTTAAATTTAACGATATACTTCGCGCTCGCCGTGGTAGTTCCCCAGAAAACCTTCAGCAACCTGGATTATTTTAGCCTGACCTGGATGATGATTTCGTTCTTAGCCATGTACCGCTTTAAGATTGGGATGATCACCTGGATTGGAATAAGTGCTCTGGCGGGTTTAATGCATTATCTGGTTTGTAGTTTTATTTTGTAA
- a CDS encoding CocE/NonD family hydrolase: MLQKLLCVFIMSASSILNNYAQTPVVKLTAQQKKDSVYLAQNYEWRQEMIPMRDGAKLYTEILVPKDTGQGKKYPFLMTRTPYNATRLYSRFYTAASFARLLQEGFIFVEQDVRGRWRSAGQYDHERALVANPNKQKQKQPDEATDTYDAIDWLLKNVKGNNGRVGIHGVSYPGFYSTAAAISNHPALKAVSPQAPVTDWFIGDDVHHNGAFFWMDFFDFLPRFNQDSPDKPATRTFGVTNSKNRNNYDYFLRTVQTPKRANTEYFKDSIPFWNDILAHPNYDSYWKSRNPLSHAKNLKPALLVVGGWFDAEDLYGALETYEKLEKQNPKATNQLVMGPWCHGCWWSDASSLGDIKFGAPTGQYYLDSLFLPFMNYHLKNQGPAPKLAEATVFQTGANKWRKFATWPLANLEEKFLYLWPNGKLGFTAPTGANSFQEYVSDPAKPVPYQGLVHRSRSREYMLDDQRFAASRPDVLTFATEPLASDLTLAGSILADLRVSISTTDADFVVKLIDVYPEDAPDSLVAAGRTANMSGYQQLVRAEIMRGKYRSSFENPTPFIPDTVTPVKYEIPDLLHTFKKGHQLMVQIQSSWFPLADRNPQQFLNIYEAKPEDYIKSTIRVYHDAQRASKLQVKVLRN; the protein is encoded by the coding sequence ATGCTACAAAAGCTACTTTGTGTTTTTATCATGAGTGCCTCTTCTATTTTAAATAATTATGCCCAAACGCCGGTTGTAAAACTCACCGCTCAGCAAAAAAAAGATAGTGTGTACCTGGCGCAGAACTACGAGTGGCGCCAAGAAATGATTCCCATGCGGGATGGCGCAAAGTTATATACCGAAATACTGGTGCCCAAAGACACCGGCCAAGGAAAAAAATATCCCTTTCTGATGACGCGTACCCCGTACAATGCCACGCGGTTGTACAGCCGTTTTTATACTGCCGCCAGCTTTGCACGGCTCCTGCAGGAAGGTTTTATTTTTGTAGAGCAGGATGTACGTGGCCGTTGGCGCTCTGCGGGCCAGTACGACCACGAACGCGCACTGGTCGCCAACCCCAACAAGCAAAAACAAAAGCAACCCGACGAAGCCACCGATACTTACGATGCCATTGATTGGCTTTTAAAAAACGTAAAAGGTAACAACGGCCGGGTGGGAATTCACGGGGTCTCCTACCCGGGTTTTTACAGCACCGCCGCGGCCATTAGCAACCACCCGGCTTTAAAAGCAGTTTCGCCGCAGGCCCCGGTTACCGATTGGTTTATTGGCGACGATGTGCACCACAACGGCGCTTTTTTCTGGATGGACTTTTTTGATTTTCTACCGCGCTTTAACCAGGACTCGCCCGACAAACCCGCCACCCGTACTTTTGGCGTAACCAACAGCAAAAACCGCAACAACTACGATTATTTTTTGCGCACGGTGCAAACGCCCAAACGCGCCAATACCGAATATTTTAAAGACAGCATTCCGTTCTGGAACGATATTCTGGCCCACCCCAATTACGACAGCTATTGGAAAAGCCGGAATCCGCTTTCGCACGCTAAAAATCTAAAACCAGCCTTGCTCGTTGTGGGAGGGTGGTTCGATGCCGAGGATTTATACGGGGCTTTGGAAACCTACGAGAAGCTGGAAAAACAAAACCCGAAAGCTACAAACCAATTGGTAATGGGGCCATGGTGCCACGGTTGCTGGTGGTCGGATGCCAGTTCCTTAGGCGATATAAAGTTTGGTGCTCCCACCGGCCAGTATTACCTGGATAGCTTGTTTTTGCCTTTCATGAACTACCATTTAAAAAATCAGGGCCCAGCTCCGAAACTAGCCGAAGCTACTGTTTTCCAAACTGGAGCCAACAAATGGCGAAAATTCGCGACCTGGCCGCTGGCTAACCTGGAAGAAAAGTTTTTGTATTTATGGCCGAACGGTAAACTCGGCTTTACGGCTCCTACCGGTGCTAATTCGTTTCAGGAGTACGTATCTGATCCGGCTAAACCAGTGCCTTACCAAGGTTTGGTGCACCGGTCGCGCAGCCGCGAATACATGCTCGACGACCAGCGCTTTGCCGCTTCCCGCCCCGACGTTTTAACTTTTGCCACCGAGCCGCTTGCCAGCGATTTAACTCTAGCAGGTTCCATTCTGGCGGATTTGCGCGTGAGCATCAGCACCACCGATGCTGATTTTGTAGTAAAACTGATTGATGTTTACCCCGAAGATGCCCCGGACTCCCTGGTCGCTGCCGGCCGTACGGCTAACATGAGCGGTTACCAGCAACTGGTGCGCGCCGAAATTATGCGGGGCAAATACCGGAGTAGTTTCGAAAATCCAACTCCTTTTATACCTGACACAGTAACCCCGGTTAAATACGAAATTCCCGATTTACTACATACTTTTAAAAAAGGGCATCAACTCATGGTGCAAATCCAAAGCTCGTGGTTCCCGCTCGCTGACCGCAATCCGCAGCAGTTTCTAAACATCTACGAAGCGAAACCCGAAGATTACATCAAATCCACGATCCGGGTCTATCACGATGCCCAACGTGCTTCTAAATTGCAGGTAAAGGTGTTGCGGAATTAA